The DNA segment TCCTGATATTCGATACCTGCCAGCCTCATGGGGTCATTCAACGCGGCAGCAGCGGCTTTGATGTGGCCGACTTCCCGCCCGACCAGGATTGCACGCAGCTATTCCTCACCTGGGAGCTTCCCATTGAGGATGTCCATGTCATGCGGGCGCTCAATGTCGCCTTCGACATTGACCTTGCGACCTCGCCGAAGGTGAATGAGGAGCAAGTCCGGCTGAATGATGAAAGGGTCAGCGTGCGTCACGAGTCAGGTCAGTGGCACCGGGCTGACTAACCGTCGGGACTGGTCACGATCCCAGCTGGCGCACGACGGCCGGAACTCACTCGCTGCGGCGGGACCCGACCCTCGCCACGCGCGCCAACGGCGTCTGAGCTGCACTACAGTGATGGGCCGTCACGTTGAACTACATCTGGGCTTCGGTCCATAAGATCGTTACTTGCAGTCGCTATTCATCGTTCGATGAAGCGTTCGTCAAGGGCCTCTCTGGTATGCCTTGCAATCATCAGTTCCTCATTGGTCGGGATGACCCAGACCGGTACCCGGCCCGAGGCCGAACTGATGCGCGGTCCGTCGCCCGCGTTGGCTTCGGCATCGACACTCAAGCCGAGCCATGCCGCCAGCCGGCATACGCGTTCGCGGATGGGCGCCGCATGCTCGCCGATGCCTGCGGTGAAGACCAGCGCGTCCAGCCCCTGCGCGGCAGCGGCGAGCGAGCCAAGTTCGCGGGCAATGCGATACGTGTACAACTCGACCGCAAAGCGCGCCTGAGCATCGTCGCTGGCGAGCAGCGCGCGCATATCGCTCGACACACCGGAGACGCCAAGCAGGCCGGATTTGCGGTAGATCAGGTCCTCGATGGCGCGGGCATCCATGCCGAGTTCGCTGATCAGGTACAGGATCACGCCCGGGTCGAGGCTGCCGCAGCGGGTTCCCATCGGCAGGCCGTCCACCGCAGTGAAGCCCATGGTGCTGGCCACGCTGCGGCCCGCCACCAGCGCGCACATGCTGCTGCCATTGCCGAGGTGGGCCACAACGGTGCGGCCCGCGGCCGCGCCCGCATCCACGCCTGGGAGGACACTCGCGATGTACTCGTAGGACAGTCCGTGGAAGCCGTAGCGCCTGACGCCTCGCGCAGTTATCTCCGCTGGCAATGCAAATGCCTGTGCCACTTCCGGCTGCGCCCGGTGGAAGGCGGTGTCGAAACAGGCGACTTGCGGCAGTTCCGGACGCCGCTCGGCGAGGATGCGGATGGGCTTGAGGTTGTGGGGCTGGTGCAAGGGCGCGAGCGGGCAAAGCGTACCCAGTTCCGACAGTAACGCGTCGGTCACCCTTGCCGGCTGGGTGAAACGTACCCCGCCGTGCACCACCCGGTGCCCCACCGCGCTCAGCGTATGCCCTTCCCCATGGCCGCGCAGGAAGTCCGCCAGGAAGGTGATGGCACCTTCGTGCCCGAGTTCGGTGCCGGCGTCCCACCGCCTGGTCTCGATCTCGGCCCCCGCCGCATCGGTCGCGCGGAACGCCGGCGCCGTGTAAAGTCCGTCGAGGCTGCCGCGCAAGACAAGTTGCAGCGCATCGTCATGGGTATCGTAGGCGCAGTACTTGAGGCTCGACGAACCCGCATTCAGGACCAGGATCAGTTCGGCCATGGCATCACCCCGCCACCTTGCCGGACTCGCGGCGAGCCCTGGCCACCAGCGCGGCCACCGCGCACGACGCCAGCCGCGTCGTGACCGAGTCGGCGCGGCTGGTCAGGATGATCGGCACCCGCGCGCCCAGCACGATGCCCGCGGCGTCGGCCCCGGCCAGGAAGGTCAGGCTCTTGGCAAGCATGTTGCCGGCATCCAGGTCGGGCACCAGCAAGACATTGGCGCGCCCCGCCACCGGCGAATCGATCTTCTTGATCCGTGCGGCATCCAGGTTGATGGCGTTGTCCAGCGCAAGCGGCCCGTCGACCACCGCACCGGTGATCTGGTGGCGGTCGACCATCTTGCACAGCGCGGCAGCATCGAGCGTGGATGGCACCTTCGGGTTGACCGTCTCCATCGCCGACAGGATCGCCACGCGCACCTCCTCGACCCGCAAGGCATGGGCCAGGTCGATCGCGTTTTGCAGGATGTCGGCTTTCTCGGCCAGCGTCGGCGCGATGTTGACGGCAGCGTCGGTGACGATCAGGGCGTCCTCGTGCCCCGGCACGTCCATCACGAAGCAGTGGCTGACGCGTCGCGCGGTGCGCAAGCCGCTGTCGCTCCTGACCACGGCCCCCATCAACTCGTCGGTGTGCAGGCTGCCCTTCATCAGGGCCTCGGCCTTGCTTTCGCGAACGAGTTGCACGGCTGCCGCGGCTGCTGCGTGACTGTGCTCGGCATCGACGATCGGGTAATCGCGGATATCAAGGCTGGCTGCGCGGGCGGCGTCCTCGATGCGCGAACGTGGCCCGACCAGGATCGGCGCGATCAGGCCCAGCCGCGCGGCCTCCACCGCGCCTTGCAGCGACGACTGGTCGCACGGATGGACCACCGCAGTTGGTGTCGGCGGCATGGTCTTGCAAAAATCAATCAGACGCTGGTACTTCTCATGCTTGGCGTTCACGGCTTGCTCCGTCAGGGTCATCGGTGACGGTCGCCCGCGATGCAGGCGACCCACGGCGTGCTAGGACGCGCGCTTGATCGGAACGGCCGCGCCACGCACGCGTTCCGGCTTGGTGCCAAGCACCGTGCGGACCTGCTCAAGCATGGCTGCCTGCTCGGCGGTGGGCGTGGTGCCAAGCACGCGCTCATCGGTTCGCAGCTTCTCCGCCAGGGCCTGCAGCCGCTGCCGGTCGGCCTGGTGCCTGAGCAGCGCCGGCAGGGTCTCAAGCGCCTGCTCGGGTGCGTACCGCGTGATCAGTTCCTGCTGGCCGCGGAGCTTGCGCCAGGCGTCCGGCTCTAGTTCTGGCAGCAGATCCGCATAGTCCGTGACCAGTTCCTTGCGCAACTCCAGCCGGGACAGCGGCAGCGGCTCACCCTTGCGGCCCAGCAGGCAGGCCAGCCGGGCAATGGCCTCGGCGTATCCGCCTTGCCCGACCACGGCCAGCGCCGCTCTGACTTCCGGCAACTCCCTGGGGTCGGTCACCGTCGGGGTACCCGCGCGGGCGGAAGGCTCGCTCCCTGGCAGGAACGGGAACAGGTTGGCGTACACGTTGAAAAAGGTGTACTCGGTCATCGCATCGCGCACGGCACGATATGCATCCAGACCGGCGCTGAGCATTTCCGCGCCCGCCTGCTCTTGCTGGCGCAGCGGATGGTCCGGCTCCAGCGCCTGCCGGCTGGCCCGGACCGCGTCGGCGGCGGGCTTCAACCAGGCCATCCACGGATTCAGGTCGGAGAACAACCAGTTCTGCATGCGCAGCGGATGGAATTCGCGCAGCACCCGCGCAGTCATCTCGTTGGACAGCGCCTGGACGTAAGGCTGAGCAAACAGCTCGTAGGCGCGCTGGGTGAAGTCCGACAGGTTGGCGACCCTCTCGAACGGCCTTTCGTCGACGCGCTCGAAGCGGTTAAGCCTGCTGGCGATCTCTTCCAGCGAGTGCTCCTCGAACTCGACCTCATACTCCACGCCAGCGCTGCCCTTGCGCTCATGGATGACCATGGCGTAGAGCCCCGGCGGCAGCAGTTCGATGCTCTTGAGCACCGAGACGATCTGCGCGTGCTCCTTCTGCGCGACCTTGCCGGAGACGAAGATGCCGAGATGGCCGACGTTTCGATGCATCATGCCGACGATCACCTGGCCGCGCGCCTTGATCTCCTCGGTGCTGCCATAGATGTCCACGACCCAGTTGAAAGCCTGCTGCGGCGGCGTGATGTTGTCACCCATCGAGGCAAACAGCACGATGGGCGAGCGGATCTCGCGCAGATCGAACGCCTTGCCGCCGGCGTTCTTGACGTCACCGCTCCAGAGCTTGTTGCCGACGAACAAATTGCGCGTGATCCATTCGATCTCCTCGCGGTTCATCAGGTAGTAGCCACCCCACCAGCGTTCGAACTCCAGGAAGCGTGGCGGCTCGGTATCGGCCTTTTTGTACAGGTTGTAGTACTTGTCCCACAGACTGTTGGCCGGATTCAGGTTCTCGAAATTCTGGACTAACCAGGCGCCGTCAAACTTGCCGTTGCCGAGGTCAGCCGTATACGAGGCCAGCCAGGTCCCGCCCAGCAGTCCGCCGGAATAGCGCATCGGGTTGTCGCCCTCGCCCTCACTCCAGGCACCGCTCCAGTACGACATCGGCGCGCCGTTGATGACGATCGGCCCGGTGTCGTCCGGGTCCGAGGCGCCAAGCATCATCGCGGCCCAGCCGCCCTGGCAATTGCCGATGATGGCGGGCTTGGCACTGTGCGGATGCAGCGCACGCACTTTCTTGATGAACTGCTGCTCGGCCTCGCACACGTCCAGCAGGGTCTGTCCCGGCTCGGGATCGCGGAAGAAGATGACGAAATACACCGGATGGCCAGCACGCAGTGCCACCCCGACCTGCGAGTCGTCCTTGAAGCCGCCGATGCCGGGACCATGGCCGGCGCGCGGATCGATGATGACGTAAGGGCGGCGGCTATCATCGATCGCCACCCCGTCGGGCGGCGTGATCTTCAGCAGCGCATAGTTGACGGGCCGCTCAAACTCGCGCGCATCCAACACGGTCTCGTAGCCAAAATGCAGGACCGGCTTGAGCCCCTGCATGGTGTTTTCGACAAAGTTATTGCCCCGTTGCCTGAGCGTGTCCCAGAACAGGATGGCACGCTGCATGCTGTCGACGGCATAGGCATAGCCGCTCATCGGGTCCATCCCTGCCGTCGGGATGGCCGGGCCAGCGCCCGGATTCCCAACGGCTTGCTGCACGCGGCCGCTATAGGCCTCCTGCGCATTCTTCAGGCGCTTTTGCAGCACCATGCCGGTCTTGAGGCCAACTTCACGCGCGTGAACCAGTTGCTTTGCTGCATCCATGCCGTTCTCCGCTGGAAATTTTGTGACAGGGAAGTCAAGGAGGGCGCGGTCGGTTCACCGTGGCGATATCGTATCGACCGCGCCCCGACCGCAGACGTTGGCAATGTCATACCTTGATCTCATTGGCCAGTGCCTGGCCTGACTCGAATTCGGTGATGCTGCGCAAGGTCGTCTGGCAAATCGTAGTCATGGCTTCACGTGTGAAGAAGGCCTGATGTCCGGTCACGATGACGTTCGGGAAAGAAACCAGGCGCTGGAGCACATCGTCGGAAATGATGGTGCTGGAGAGATCACGGAAGAACAGATCCGCCTCCTGCTCGTACACGTCGAGGGCGAGGCCGCCCAATTGCCGGCTCTTCAGCGCATCGATCGCGGCCTCGGTATCGATCAGGCCGCCCCGGCTGGTGTTCACCAGCAACGCCCCCGGCTTTGCCCTTGCCAGCGTGTCGGCATTGATGATGTGATGCGTCTGCGGTGTCAGCGGACAGTGCAGCGAGATAATGTCCGCGCTGGCTCCGATTTCCCCCTCCCGGGCGTAGCGTGCCCCCAGGGCCTCGAACTCAGGCGAGTGATATACGTCGTAGCCAATGACATCGCATCCGAAGCCAAGCATGATCCGGGCGAACACGCGGCCGATCTTGCCGGTGCCGACCACGGCGACAGTCTTGCCGCAGAAGTCGAATCCCATCAACCCGTCAAGGGAAAAATTGAAGTCCCGGGTACGGTTGTAGGCCCGGTGAATCTTGCGATTGACCGCCAGCAGCAAGGCAACGGCATGCTCGGCCACCGAGTTCGGTGAGTAACTGACGACGCGAACCACCTTCATGTCAAAACTTGCCGCGGCTTTCAGGTCGACGTTGTTGAATCCGGTGCAGCGCAGCGCCACCAGGCCCGTTCCGCCGCGCTTCAGTGCGTCGAGCACTGACGCATCCACGGTATCGTTCACAAAGATGCAGATAGCGTCGTGGCCGGCGGCAAGGCCAACCGTTCCCATGCTCAGCAGGTCATCGAAATACCTGAGCTGATGCCCTTCGGCAACATTGGCGGCGTCAAGATACTCACGGTCGTAAGGCTTGGCGCTGAATACGGCTACTTTCATCGCTTGTCTCCCGGCATGATGGCGGGGCCCGGGCCTCTTGCTATCCGGCGGCCAGGGCCACGGCAATCTCTACGAACAGGATTTTTGCAATCGTCATCGAAGGAAAGATCATTGCATAGCCAAGGTCCGGCTGATCCGTGGGAGCGACGCGATTGGCAAATGCAAGAATCGCCGGGTTCCCTGTCGCGCCGCATATGACACCCGCGGTGACATCGAACGGCAGCCTGAAAATCAACAGGCATGCCAACGCGGTGATCAGCACCAGTGCCAGGACAATTGCAATGCTGTAAAGCAGGAACGAAATCCCGGTCATGCTGATGGTCGCGAAAAACTTAGGCCCGGAGGCAATGCCAACTTGTGCCAGAAAGATGGTCAGGCCAAAGTTTCGCAGTACCAGATTGGCCGACAGCGGCATGGTCCAGACGAACCTCCCGGAGCGACGAACCTTGCCAAGATAAAGCGCCACCAGCAGAAGCGCCGCCAGTCCGAGGGTCAGTTTGCCGACGCCCGGAATCGGTAGCGGGATCATCCCTGCCAACAGTCCCGCGGCAGCACCGATGCCGATCGAGATAAAGCTCAGCTCGGCGGTACCCTTGATGGAATCACCGAAGAAGCTGCGCATCGCCTTGGCGTGGGCACGGTTGACCAGCAGGCCGACACGGTCGCCGACCTCGAGGATCAGATCGGGCCTGGGCAGCATGTCGGCATCGCCCCTTCGCACCTGGACAATCGAACAGGCAACGCCGTCGGGAAAGCGGATGTCTTGCAGCGCCAGCCCGACCACCGCGCGGCTCGATGCAAATACCCGGGCATAGTCCAGGTCCTCCCGATGACTGCTGATTCGCCCTGGCTGCAACTCTCCCAGCAGTGCCGCTGCTTCCTGAAGCAGCGTCGGATCCGTGGCCGTCGCAAGCAGGACATCGTCTGCCCGCAGGACAAGATCCTCCGTGGGCAGCTGGTTATGGTGTTCGCGCCGCACCGCGGCAACCGACAGCCCGGCTGGCAGGCGCGCTTTCAGTTCGGCGATGGTGAGGCCAATGATTTCGCGATTCCGCAGCGAGATCTCCGCCAGTTCAATGACCTTTGCCGGCGGTGCCTCGACCTTTGCTTTCAGTACCGCGCCAAGGCAATAGAGACACAGAATCGGACCGGCGACACCGAACGGATAGGCTACGCTGTAGCCAACCGCAGCGCCGTCGCCTTTCGTGGCCGCAATGATCGCCTGCAAGGTCGCCGTGCTGGTCCCGGCCCCCGCGAAAATCCCAAGCGACGCATCCATGCCAACGCCGAACAACGGCGCCAGCGCCAGCGAAATCAATCCGGCGCCGACCACCCCCAAAGCGGCCGCCGCGTTGGCCTTCAGTCCGCGGGCACTTGTCAGGCCCTCGAAGAACTGCCCGCCGTACTGGATGCCGATGCCATAGAGGAATAGCAGCAGGCCGAGGGTCCCGATCAGGGCGGGTGGCGCTGCTTTGGGTGCAAATCCCCCGATTGCCAATCCGACAAAGAGAACGGCTCCGGACCCCAGCGAAACTCCTTTTATGCTCAGTTCGCCGACTACGTAGCCCAGCGCGATCGTGAGGAACAAGGTGAACAACGGCTGGGCTTCTAACAGCACCCTGACTGCATCCATTGCCGCTCCTTCGATTAGGAAGATCAGCAGGACAGGCCAGTCGCTCGTTGATCTGGCGCAGTTGCGGGTCCGCCTCTCCCCCGCGGGCCTGAGTTAGGAGGGTAGACCAATTACCGGGAACTTCAAATCGAACCTGCTGGAGGAAGTTGATCGTCGCTCACGCGAGATCAGAGCAGGCAAAGGACCTTTTGGCGCACATATGGCCTGTGCATGGCAGCCGCCAGTGTGCGGAGCGCAACAGTGCGCGCAGTACGTCGCATGTCAGAATCCCCGACACCTGTGCAGGCATCCGGCGATCCGGGCGTTGGTCCGACGCGGCCGCCGTGGATTTCCGCACTGATGACACGACACCCGCGGCCGGACGGCAGAAACTCCCTGCGGTCATGCCCGCGAAGCACTTACTGACACCATTCTCGGAGAGACCTGGCAATGCGTATGCAAATCGCCCGCAACATGCTCTGGCTGGTTCTTGAGCGTGGCTTGCAGGTCCTGCTTGGCATCGTCAGCATCGCCCTGATCGCACGCGCTGTCGGGCCTGAGGGCTTTGCCGAGTTTCAGTACGCGCAGTCGCTGGTATTGATTGCGTCAGCGATCGCCCTGATCTGTTGCGATGAAGAGGTCATCCCCCGTCTCGTTGCCAACCCGGCACCGGCCGCGCAGCACAAGCTGCTGGCCCATGTATTCGGCTTACGCATAATTGCCGCGGTGACCGGCTATCTGCTGCTCGTGGTTGTCGTGGCGACGACGGAAGAGGACAAGGCCATTGTCCTGGCCGCCATGATCTTTGGCATCCCCATGTTGCTGGGCGAACCCTTCAGCGCGGTCCGTGCCTGGCTGCAGGCGCGTACCGACAGTCGCCCCGCGGTCGTTTTCGGCATGATGGGCCTTGCCTTCCGGATGGTGGGTGTCTCGGTGCTCTATATGGCCGGCTCGGACTCTGCCCCGGTTTTTGCCTGGGCTTTCGCCGCGGAGGCCATGCTCGGTGCCGTGCTGCTTGCCCGCTATTACCGCCAGCGCGCCCCCCGCGTGGCGGTAAGCATCGACTGGTCACTGGCGAGGCGGCTGCTGCGCGACGGCACGGTCTTCTGGGCGAGCATGCTGCTGATGCTTTGCGCGAAGCGCGTCGACCAGCTCCTGCTCAGGCCACACATTTCCCTGTTCGAACTTGGCGGCTATGCCGCCTCGATGCAGATTCTGGACAACTTCATGATGCTCAGCACCATCGTCGCAAGTTCGGTGGCGCCATTGATGATCTATGCCCAGCCGACCCTGGCGCTGGTACGGCGCAATGTGCTTTACGTCGCCGCCGGCATGGTCGCCCTGGGGGCGGCGGGAGGCGCAGTGCTCGCCTACTGCGCACCCTGGGTCATTGCCTTGGTCTACGGCGACCACTATGAGGCAGCGGCAGACCTGCTGCGCCTTTCCGCGATGGCGGCCGGACTGGTGTTCGCGGATGCGGCACTGTCGTTGCTGGTGATCTATCTGCGCAAGCCGAACTGGCTGGTCGAGAAATGGATCCTCGTGCTGTTCACCATGATCGTGGTGGACCTCATCATGATCCCGCACCACGGAGCGCGCGGCGCCGTCTATGGCTATATCGCCGGTTATGCGGTAGCCGTGATTGCCGGCCTCGGGTACTTTGTCCGGTCCCGTGCGGCAGTTGCGCTGGCGCGGGCGGCGTGAGCGGGGCAGTCCACCGCCTTGACAGCGACAGACTGCCCCTCCCTGCGTCAGTCCATATGCTGACCGCCGTTGATGGCAAGATTCGCGCCAGTCAGGTAGGCCGCATCCTCGGAGCAAAGGAAAGCGACCAGCCCTGCCACTTCCTCCGGCTTGCCCAGGCGCCCCATCGGAATCTGCGGCAGGATCTTGCTGTCCATGATCTCCTTCGGCACGGCCGTCACCATCTTGGTGGCCAGATAGCCCGGCGATACCGTGTTGACCGTCACGCCTTTTCTGGCGACCTCCAGGGCCAGTGCCTTGGTGAATCCATGCATGCCGGCCTTGGCCGCGGAATAGTTGGTCTGGCCAAAGGCGCCCTTGGAACCGTTGACTGACGAGATGTTGATGATCCGGCCCCAGCCGCGCTCCACCATGCCTTCGCAAAGGGGCTTGGTAACGTTGAACACGGAGTCGAGATTGGTCCTGATCACCGCATCCCAGTTTGGCTTGTCCATCTTCTTGAACGCCATGTCCCGCGTGATGCCGGCGTTATTCACCAGGACGTCGACGCGGCCGAGCTCGGCCAGGATCCGTGCCATGCCTGCCTGGCAGCTCTCGTAGTCGGCCACGTCGACCTCGTACGCGCGGATCTCGCGACCGCCGGCAGCCATGGAGGCAAGCCACTCCTGGACTTTGGTGTTGCCCGGCGAATGCGTGACCGCCACCGTATAGCCCGCGTCATGCAAGCGGATGGAGATGGCCTCTCCCAGGCCACCCATGCCGCCGGTAACCAACGCGATTCGTTTCGTCATGCTGATTCTCTCTTTTGCAAAGTAAAAAGACCCCTGGCCTGCCGGAAATGGCAGGCCGACCGAAACGGCTTATCCCAACAGCTACAGCCCCTGCGCCATGCAGCAAGGGGGAGCCGTTCGATGACCGAACTTGTTCCTGGATGGATACCGGCTATGCCGGCCCAGCGCCGCTCTCGATTCGCAGACTAGCGCTGCGTTGGCTGGCGATCCGAACCCGTAGCCGCGCCGGGGTTTACGGTGAACGTGGCGGAAGCCAGGCCGGCCAACTGCTGGCTGATGGCTTGCGCGGCGCGGTAGGATTGCGTGGCGTTATCTAATGTCGCCTGCAGCGTGGCGGAAATTCCTTCGGCACCAGCCGGGGCGTTCTTCACGAAGGCGTCGACGAAGGCCTGCACATTGCGCTGCTGCTGCTCGAACTGCTCTTCAACTGCCTTGGCCAGGTCGGCCTGGGCCTGCGTTGCGATGTCGCACACGTGACGCGCGTACTCGATGGCTTTGTCTGCAGCAGGCTGCTGCACATTACCTTGGAATGAGAGGACATCCCCGAGATCTTTGTTGGCCGAAACGGCCTGCAGAATTGCCTGCCCATCGGCCATGGCTGCCTTGGCCGCCTGCAGGTTCAGTTCCGTCAGCTTCTGGATCCCTTCGAAGGTGGTGTTCGACAGCTTGGCCAGATTGTTCAGGTTGTTCTTATGGACTGCCGCAAACTGATCGGAGGTAAAAAAGGACATGGATTGGGTTCGCCTCTTGGTAGCCGCCGGGTGTCGCCTGCCGCAAGGCTACAAGGCACCGGTCGAGCGTGGTTTCCAAACGGTTATGGCCCCTGCTGCACCGCACAAAGACCAACGCTAAGATTAGAGGACTTGTTCTAATTCAGTCCCTAGGGACTTACCAGAAGTGGAGTGACGTTCACGCTTGAATGTGGTGTAAGCGTCATGTATATAACATCTACTTACAAGATAGCGTGGCGTTGGCAGGGCACGGCGTAGCTATGCCCCCTCCCCACCCCGCTCGCCGCCTGCCGCGGCACGCCGGAGGAGATTCATCGGGCCAAGCCTCTCGACCACCTGCATCTGCGCCGCATCCCGGACGAACAACGAGCCGGCAAACGCGAGGGCATTGAGCGAGATGCCTTCCACGCACTCCCTGGCTCTGCGCACCAGCAGCAGCCCGGCTGGCATGACCAGCAGGTTGTATGGCGCCGACTGAAGCCATGCGCCATCGACATGCAGCGTCCGCACGCCAACCGAGTCGAGCAAGGCGCGGTAGCGCTCGCAGGCCGTGCGCGCCAGCTCGTGCAGTGGCGCCGCAACCAGGTCCAGTGGGGTGAATGCGTGCGCAAAGGGAAGGCCCGGGACGGCGCGGATGGCGCCTGGGGCGCCGCTGATTCGCGCCGACTGCAGCAAGGAGTCGATCGGCAGCAACGGGCTGCCTTCGGCGAGAGGCAGCGGCACGAGCTGCAGATGTTTGTGGGCCTGGCTCGCTCCCGCGGCGGCCCCGCCGTTGTAGAAGCCCAGGCTCGGGAACTCCGCCATGCAGGCAAGCAGCGCGGCAAAATCCGGGACGGTCAGTAGTGATTCCTGCGGTTCGAAGCAGCGGGTGACGATCAGCAGGTGATGCTCGATGACGTTGAACTTGTTCAGCAGGGCCACATGGTCGTCGGAGATATCCGAGACAAACAGTTCAGCGTCATAGGGCAGGAACGGATTGCCGCCGGCATTGCGCGCCTTGCGCGCCTTGTCCTTGTTCCGCAGGCTCGACACCGCGCGCACCCGGAAGCGCACGCCGCCGTCCTCGATTACCGTCTGGATGGTTTCGATCGGACATAACGCCCCGCTCTGCAGGGCGTGCGCTGTCCGTTGGACGATAGCCGGCCGAAGCGTGCCGGGCTGAAGGTGTGGATGGTGCATGTCCGCTGGCGCTCCCACTTCAGCATAGCGCCGCCGGAGGCCCCGCTCAACTGGCGAGGCCCGCGCTTCAGGGATTCTCGAAGCCGTCGCTTGTAACCGTGCAAACCTTCGAGATCATGTATCCCACGCCGGCAATTCGGTGCTGGTGGCGTGGCGCGAAGGCGTTCAGATGGGCGGTGATGCAACGGTCGATCGCCTGGCAAGCCGCGGCGTCATCGAACTCTGGCAGGAATGAAATCGAAATACCGGGTAGCTGGTAGTCGAGCAAGCGCGCCTCTGCCAGACGGGTGTAGAGATTGCCGTTGCGGAAATCCGCCGGGATGTCTTCCCATCCCGGCAGCAATTTAAGGGTGCTGCATTTCACGTCGTCTTCGGTAATGCTGTCCACGTCGGCGCGCGAGAGCGAATAAGTCATGCTGGCTACATCCTTCCAAGAACATCGCGACACGAGACAATGCCGGCAACGCGGCCCGTCTGGACCTGCGTCAGTTTCGTCATGCCTACGTTGAGTAGCCTAACGGCGCCAGGGGGCTAACCGCCATGCAAAGGATGCCAACGACTTTGCATTACATGCCACCGTCTCGATCGATGGCCCATGAAGCACCCGGGACGCGCGAGCCGGCGCCCAAACTCGGCGGGGCCGATTGGGCAAACTAAAATGCCTGAAGAGGGTGGGTATCGGCTGTCCGTTGAGGATCAACGTCTTACGTCCGCCGCACTCACATACTAAAACGCCATTGGAAGGGCCAGCGTCGGCGTCGCTCGGGCGATGAATGATCCGCAAGAGGGGATGGGGAAGGAACCTCTTCATCGGGATGGGAGCGAGGAAGCGCTATCTATTCATCATTGGAGAGAACGTGATCTATCC comes from the Cupriavidus sp. P-10 genome and includes:
- a CDS encoding oligosaccharide flippase family protein — encoded protein: MQIARNMLWLVLERGLQVLLGIVSIALIARAVGPEGFAEFQYAQSLVLIASAIALICCDEEVIPRLVANPAPAAQHKLLAHVFGLRIIAAVTGYLLLVVVVATTEEDKAIVLAAMIFGIPMLLGEPFSAVRAWLQARTDSRPAVVFGMMGLAFRMVGVSVLYMAGSDSAPVFAWAFAAEAMLGAVLLARYYRQRAPRVAVSIDWSLARRLLRDGTVFWASMLLMLCAKRVDQLLLRPHISLFELGGYAASMQILDNFMMLSTIVASSVAPLMIYAQPTLALVRRNVLYVAAGMVALGAAGGAVLAYCAPWVIALVYGDHYEAAADLLRLSAMAAGLVFADAALSLLVIYLRKPNWLVEKWILVLFTMIVVDLIMIPHHGARGAVYGYIAGYAVAVIAGLGYFVRSRAAVALARAA
- a CDS encoding 2-hydroxyacid dehydrogenase, which gives rise to MKVAVFSAKPYDREYLDAANVAEGHQLRYFDDLLSMGTVGLAAGHDAICIFVNDTVDASVLDALKRGGTGLVALRCTGFNNVDLKAAASFDMKVVRVVSYSPNSVAEHAVALLLAVNRKIHRAYNRTRDFNFSLDGLMGFDFCGKTVAVVGTGKIGRVFARIMLGFGCDVIGYDVYHSPEFEALGARYAREGEIGASADIISLHCPLTPQTHHIINADTLARAKPGALLVNTSRGGLIDTEAAIDALKSRQLGGLALDVYEQEADLFFRDLSSTIISDDVLQRLVSFPNVIVTGHQAFFTREAMTTICQTTLRSITEFESGQALANEIKV
- a CDS encoding DUF3141 domain-containing protein; protein product: MDAAKQLVHAREVGLKTGMVLQKRLKNAQEAYSGRVQQAVGNPGAGPAIPTAGMDPMSGYAYAVDSMQRAILFWDTLRQRGNNFVENTMQGLKPVLHFGYETVLDAREFERPVNYALLKITPPDGVAIDDSRRPYVIIDPRAGHGPGIGGFKDDSQVGVALRAGHPVYFVIFFRDPEPGQTLLDVCEAEQQFIKKVRALHPHSAKPAIIGNCQGGWAAMMLGASDPDDTGPIVINGAPMSYWSGAWSEGEGDNPMRYSGGLLGGTWLASYTADLGNGKFDGAWLVQNFENLNPANSLWDKYYNLYKKADTEPPRFLEFERWWGGYYLMNREEIEWITRNLFVGNKLWSGDVKNAGGKAFDLREIRSPIVLFASMGDNITPPQQAFNWVVDIYGSTEEIKARGQVIVGMMHRNVGHLGIFVSGKVAQKEHAQIVSVLKSIELLPPGLYAMVIHERKGSAGVEYEVEFEEHSLEEIASRLNRFERVDERPFERVANLSDFTQRAYELFAQPYVQALSNEMTARVLREFHPLRMQNWLFSDLNPWMAWLKPAADAVRASRQALEPDHPLRQQEQAGAEMLSAGLDAYRAVRDAMTEYTFFNVYANLFPFLPGSEPSARAGTPTVTDPRELPEVRAALAVVGQGGYAEAIARLACLLGRKGEPLPLSRLELRKELVTDYADLLPELEPDAWRKLRGQQELITRYAPEQALETLPALLRHQADRQRLQALAEKLRTDERVLGTTPTAEQAAMLEQVRTVLGTKPERVRGAAVPIKRAS
- a CDS encoding aspartate:alanine exchanger family transporter translates to MDAVRVLLEAQPLFTLFLTIALGYVVGELSIKGVSLGSGAVLFVGLAIGGFAPKAAPPALIGTLGLLLFLYGIGIQYGGQFFEGLTSARGLKANAAAALGVVGAGLISLALAPLFGVGMDASLGIFAGAGTSTATLQAIIAATKGDGAAVGYSVAYPFGVAGPILCLYCLGAVLKAKVEAPPAKVIELAEISLRNREIIGLTIAELKARLPAGLSVAAVRREHHNQLPTEDLVLRADDVLLATATDPTLLQEAAALLGELQPGRISSHREDLDYARVFASSRAVVGLALQDIRFPDGVACSIVQVRRGDADMLPRPDLILEVGDRVGLLVNRAHAKAMRSFFGDSIKGTAELSFISIGIGAAAGLLAGMIPLPIPGVGKLTLGLAALLLVALYLGKVRRSGRFVWTMPLSANLVLRNFGLTIFLAQVGIASGPKFFATISMTGISFLLYSIAIVLALVLITALACLLIFRLPFDVTAGVICGATGNPAILAFANRVAPTDQPDLGYAMIFPSMTIAKILFVEIAVALAAG
- a CDS encoding acetate/propionate family kinase translates to MAELILVLNAGSSSLKYCAYDTHDDALQLVLRGSLDGLYTAPAFRATDAAGAEIETRRWDAGTELGHEGAITFLADFLRGHGEGHTLSAVGHRVVHGGVRFTQPARVTDALLSELGTLCPLAPLHQPHNLKPIRILAERRPELPQVACFDTAFHRAQPEVAQAFALPAEITARGVRRYGFHGLSYEYIASVLPGVDAGAAAGRTVVAHLGNGSSMCALVAGRSVASTMGFTAVDGLPMGTRCGSLDPGVILYLISELGMDARAIEDLIYRKSGLLGVSGVSSDMRALLASDDAQARFAVELYTYRIARELGSLAAAAQGLDALVFTAGIGEHAAPIRERVCRLAAWLGLSVDAEANAGDGPRISSASGRVPVWVIPTNEELMIARHTREALDERFIER
- a CDS encoding phosphate acetyltransferase, whose translation is MTLTEQAVNAKHEKYQRLIDFCKTMPPTPTAVVHPCDQSSLQGAVEAARLGLIAPILVGPRSRIEDAARAASLDIRDYPIVDAEHSHAAAAAAVQLVRESKAEALMKGSLHTDELMGAVVRSDSGLRTARRVSHCFVMDVPGHEDALIVTDAAVNIAPTLAEKADILQNAIDLAHALRVEEVRVAILSAMETVNPKVPSTLDAAALCKMVDRHQITGAVVDGPLALDNAINLDAARIKKIDSPVAGRANVLLVPDLDAGNMLAKSLTFLAGADAAGIVLGARVPIILTSRADSVTTRLASCAVAALVARARRESGKVAG